The genomic interval CGCTGACCGAATTGGGCACCTCACTCCGGCCCGCCGTGGCTTGGCTGGATCGATGGGGAGCCGCCTACGCCGAGAGCCACGCGAAGTAGCCGCAACTGGCCGATCTCGGCGACGTTCTTCATCAGTTCGGCATTCACCCAGGCGATCGTGTGGGCGACGGACTTGTCGGCGTCCGGCCACGGAAATGTCGCCTTGGCGTCGAGGCCGGTGTCGTCGATCCGGTCCAGCACCCGCACCCACTGGGTGCGCAACTCGCTCAGCCATTCGGCTACCGCCGGCCCCGGCCCCGGCCACACGATCTCGGAACGGTCGTGCGCGGGCTGCTGCCGCAGGTGGTCGATGGTGACGGTCCACCACCATCCGATGTGCCAGCTGATCCAGGCGATGGTGGGGACCGGGATGGGGTCGGGCTCGGTGTCAGCCCAGTCCGGAACCCACACCCCGGCCCCGTCCTGACGTAGGGTCCAGCACAAGTCCGCGGGCTCCCACAGGAAGTCGGCCGTTTCGAGCCGCTCGAGATGGTATTCGAACAGCGACCAGACCAGATCGAACTGCCAGCGCAGCACGGCGGAACGGGAGGAATTCATGTGCGGCATCCTGCCCGCCGACGGTGGCCACGACAATCGATTTATGTACTGCCGTACCGGTACGCCCGCTCAATCAACCTGTGCAGCTTGGGATCTCGCGCTTCTTCGAGCGAATGCACGACCACCAGATGATTCCATCGCCGCTGCCCGATCGCCGTCACCCGATAGACCGGCGGCTCCTCGATCTTCTCGTCTATCGCGAGCATGATCTGCACAGTGCCCTGCGGGTTCTTCCCCGTGATGTTGTACAGCCAGAT from Nocardia goodfellowii carries:
- a CDS encoding DinB family protein; amino-acid sequence: MNSSRSAVLRWQFDLVWSLFEYHLERLETADFLWEPADLCWTLRQDGAGVWVPDWADTEPDPIPVPTIAWISWHIGWWWTVTIDHLRQQPAHDRSEIVWPGPGPAVAEWLSELRTQWVRVLDRIDDTGLDAKATFPWPDADKSVAHTIAWVNAELMKNVAEIGQLRLLRVALGVGGSPSIQPSHGGPE
- a CDS encoding DUF5655 domain-containing protein translates to MPASDAAAQQQLRAYFAEKPRSFEIFTLLSELIEHQGECEVSVGSQISFGSKRKFAWIWLYNITGKNPQGTVQIMLAIDEKIEEPPVYRVTAIGQRRWNHLVVVHSLEEARDPKLHRLIERAYRYGST